From one Alosa alosa isolate M-15738 ecotype Scorff River chromosome 5, AALO_Geno_1.1, whole genome shotgun sequence genomic stretch:
- the LOC125294922 gene encoding UPF0691 protein C9orf116 homolog has translation MDKEDSQEVENVPLKTSDVYKVDKSLPERFNHPDCFRGYSKRVNNPLYQTTNQIYGSKKPTVHEMPVTFNGSYRKFSDPLLKSGMYRDNGFNTSLEKSIVSRPGTTPLLPAPHHPPLSCQAHAKEGVSKP, from the exons ATGGACAAGGAGGACAGTCAGGAGGTCGAAAATGTCCCGCTTAAAACCAGTGATGTGTACAAAGTTGATAAAAGTCTTCCTGAGAGGTTTAACCATCCTGACTGCTTCCGAGGCTACAG CAAGAGGGTGAACAATCCACTCTACCAGACCACAAACCAAATATACGGCAGCAAGAAACCTACAGTCCATGAAATGCCT GTGACTTTCAACGGGAGTTATCGCAAATTTTCTGACCCTCTGCTGAAGAGCGGAATGTACCGAGATAACGGTTTCAACACGTCCCTGGAGAAGAGCATCGTTTCGCGGCCAGgcaccacccccctcctccccgctccacaccacccccccctctcctgccAGGCCCACGCCAAGGAGGGAGTGAGCAAGccatga